In a genomic window of Streptococcus mitis NCTC 12261:
- the nrdI gene encoding class Ib ribonucleoside-diphosphate reductase assembly flavoprotein NrdI — protein sequence MKTISLVYISLSGNTESFVTRLKDYLLSQYEGIEVQKIHIKDLVKEGQDFYEMDHPYVAFLPTYLEGGNGVDNGDVEILTTPVGDFIAYGNNASKCFGVVGSGNRNFNNQYCLTAKQYSQRFGFPVLADFEMRGMLGDIKRVAAIIADLYELES from the coding sequence ATGAAGACAATTTCTTTAGTTTATATTAGTCTGAGTGGCAATACTGAAAGTTTTGTGACACGCTTGAAAGACTATCTCTTGTCCCAGTACGAGGGGATTGAGGTTCAAAAGATTCATATCAAGGATTTGGTCAAAGAAGGCCAAGATTTCTATGAAATGGACCATCCCTATGTCGCTTTTTTACCGACCTACCTTGAAGGTGGGAATGGCGTGGATAACGGAGATGTTGAGATATTGACAACGCCAGTGGGAGATTTTATCGCCTATGGTAATAATGCTAGTAAGTGTTTTGGAGTGGTTGGTTCAGGAAATCGTAACTTTAATAACCAATACTGCCTGACAGCTAAGCAATACAGTCAACGTTTTGGTTTCCCTGTATTAGCCGATTTTGAAATGCGAGGTATGCTGGGAGATATCAAACGTGTCGCAGCTATTATCGCAGATTTGTATGAGTTGGAAAGTTAA
- a CDS encoding ABC transporter permease, with translation MKKKPIYLWVLLILSALISAMSLFGMLSPLPSKEVLRAKQSHVAGLSAQQLEDNINYTYRVAESSHSIFNMALIVLSAILVVVAIVFLVRKNLQYANYTYVGYVLLAIIGSIYGYVSLQDAVQLVHDETMRLGISVISQAVSIFYIVINVLFLALVFYKMWRQQKALAEEEETEELA, from the coding sequence ATGAAAAAGAAACCAATTTATCTATGGGTCTTGCTAATCTTGTCTGCTCTTATTTCAGCTATGTCTCTGTTTGGAATGTTGAGTCCCTTGCCTAGCAAAGAAGTCCTTCGTGCTAAACAGTCACATGTTGCAGGACTTAGTGCCCAGCAATTAGAAGACAACATCAATTACACCTATAGAGTAGCAGAATCATCTCATTCTATTTTTAATATGGCCTTGATTGTACTATCTGCTATTTTAGTTGTAGTAGCGATTGTCTTCCTTGTTCGTAAGAATTTGCAATATGCAAACTATACTTATGTCGGCTATGTTTTGCTAGCCATTATTGGTTCGATTTATGGCTATGTTAGTTTACAAGACGCTGTGCAGTTAGTTCACGATGAGACCATGCGTTTAGGGATAAGTGTTATTTCACAAGCCGTTAGCATTTTCTATATCGTCATCAATGTTCTTTTCTTAGCCCTTGTCTTCTATAAGATGTGGCGTCAACAGAAAGCCTTGGCGGAAGAAGAGGAAACCGAAGAACTTGCCTAA